In Drosophila miranda strain MSH22 chromosome XR, D.miranda_PacBio2.1, whole genome shotgun sequence, the genomic window CGGGGGATCTCGCGTCTTGACCATTCGCCAAGGCAATGGCTAATCCGGCAGTTAACAACAAAATTATCGGCACATTTCTATGACCATTTGTCATTTGGCTCAGATCAGTTGACATCGCCATGGCGCCATAAATGGAACTGGAAACAAAACTGAAATTAAGGAAAAAAGTCATTTAACAAAATAAACATAGTGAATGGCGATGGCACTGGCGATAAGTCGGTGTGGGACACTATTCCAATGATGGATGAGTTTTCctttccgttccgttccgttccgcatagatgtacatatgtaagtacCTATGTATTAGCCGTTTAATACAATCCATCCGACTCATCTACCTAGTGAAAATCCACCTGGCCTAATATTGTATTATTTTCATGGGGGTTTTTTCCCGTTAATTTTCGGCCCAAACTGTTTCTTTGCCGTTTCGTTAATTGAGAAATAAATTGAGTACAAAAAATGGAAACAAGCAAATATTAGCCATCACATTTTCACTGCACTGCACTTGAACAAATATTTTCAGCAATACTCGTATTGTTTAACAAAGTGTGACGGATTCTGGCGGACAAATTACACGGCTAATGAGTAGCACCAAAATTAAATGCAAATGTGTTGAAGCTGGGAATGAGAGTTGGCCGAATGCCATAGaaaagatacatatgtatatgtacatactacatattacatatgcatgtacaacatgtacatacatacatacgagtatgtttATAATTGATTGGCTTGACCTGCCAGTTGTCTTGCGAATACACTTTTCTTATTAAAAGATGGCATATGCCTGTAGGCAAGAAAAATGCTTACAAAATATAATGTTTGATGGAAGATTTTTAAACCAATAAATATTTTGTcataaagaatatatgtatatatgtatatatgagAACTGTTTAGGGGGCTAATCTGCATCTGCAATGATCTTTACAATTTTTTTACATTTATATTTACTCTGTTTGCCCAGTGCATAAAAATGGGTGGTGTCTCTGCCCTCGGAACTATCGATGGATTGAAGTACATAGAAAAAAATCTAAGtacacacatactcgtatattttGTTGTATGCATGTAGAATTGCACTTAGATTGATTGAATTGATTGATTGTTGCCTATTTAAGGCTTTCTAAGAGGTAGCCACCTTAGTTTTAAGCTGCTTCGAGCattttttaagtttttaatGGTTAAAAACAACCGAGAAGCGTTTTTTCCCACACTTTTACCGTTTCTTTTTCTACTCCAGCGCCGGACAGACAAGCGAAAACACAGCGAACGAAAGCACAACAAACGCGAAACACACACAATGGGCTTATCAGGCCTCGTTCGCGATGGATGGTGTGGATCTCTGTGTGGACTGGTGGGGAGTTAACGGAATCAATTGGCGGGGGCCAGTCGATCGGGCGCGCTCAATGTTGCGGTGGGTTTGGTCGTCAGCTGATTGCTGAGGTGAAATAAAGTGAGTtaccactctctctctctctctctgtttgattctctctctcatgaCAAACTCTCTGGATTTCCCACCTTGCCTAAGAGCACCTTGTGGTGGGTTGAGTATTCGAATTTCTACCTTGGCGCGCTAGCCCACGCGCTAGTTcgatttaaatattaattaattaacttTTAACACGACCTAAAAACATTTTGCCAAAAGTCTACAAGAGACTAATTGGTCTAGGGTTTCTTAGGTCTTCCGGTGGCTTTTCTGGCTTTGGCAGCATGATCATGTGGACTCATCTCCAGGCTTTGGGGAACAGATATAGAATAGAATAGCACTGTTTGGTAGCGCCTTTGCCACAACATTTTCAATCCTGTCGTTGCAGGGGCCTTCTTGGACTTGAGTTTCTTTATGTCCACCAAGATTTCTTGAAAAGTGATTGGCGCAACAGGGAGCTCCATCTGGTGGGTCTatggttgggtgggtaaaGCCTGACTCCATCAGCGCTGATCGAAGAGCTCCTCTGAGATCGGGGTGATTGGCCTGGGCTTTCTGAGTTGCTTGAGCCGCAGCTGAGGTGGACGGGACTTGGCGAAGTTTTCCCGTTTTCAGTGAATCGGATCCACGACGATCCACGATAAAAGCAGATCTTGCCTTGGATTCAGGCATTGGCTTCAACGAAAGTGCGAGCGCTGTCCTTGATGCGGTTCTTGGACGACAATAAGAGGCTGACGTTGTGCTTGACGTGATAGCTGTTGTGACGGTCGATGTGGTAGTGGTTGCTGGTCCAATCCCTTGCAATAGGGTATGCATCAGACCATTAGCAGAAGGAGAGTCCGGCATCATCATCTCTGTCTTCATCCATTGCAGCGAGAGACAATGGAGGGACAACCGGCAAACTTAATAGCCGGTTTCCAGCACGCAAAACTTTCTCGACCGAAAATTTTTCGGGCTAGACCCAGTCTGGCCGAATTtcataatatatatatataattatacaaaatattaataattaaataaagtaTTCGATTTGGAAGTTGTGAATAAATTGTTATCAATAAAAGCATTGATTAATAAATACAGATTAAATGCCATCTACGCGAAAAAGAATTTCAATGATTCATTCATTCAGTGATTCGTTGCTCTTATTGATTAACATGTGAATCGGTGACGTTAATTATATACAAATTATCAATTTCTTTTTTTAAATGTATGCCAGGGGTGATATCTTTAGATTCCAGGGGCATAAGATACCCTAAAATACGTTCATATAAGATCTACCACCGTCCAATCGATATAAATATAGTTTACCTGTTACAACCCTCAAGCAAATACTGCATTCCTTAGTTCTCTAAAACAATCAGGTAGAGTTATCAGTAAAGAACCTAATATCCATATCCATCGCTGAAATAGTTCGCATGCTCGGATTTGTTATGAGAGTCAAATGGCGCCTTATTCTTAGAAACTCTACCAAGGGAAATAGGAACAGGGCTGATGCAATAGAAAATGCCTTTTAATAAGCTTAAAAAGACTACCAGAGAGcgtgagagagggagagagtgggagagagctGGATATGATTGTTGTACCTCTCCGCGATTGGGGTTGTCAGCCATACGCACTGGGCCAGAAGTCAGGGCCAGCATTTGGGCGAAACGAAGACGTTGGCAACCCGGTTCCTCTCTTTGAATCGACCAACAATAATGGCCAGAGAGCACGAGCAGCTGCAACGTGGTTGCGTGGTTGAAAATAATGTGATTTTTTTGCATAGTACCGGCTGCAGTACACAGTACATTTCTAGAGACCAGCAGTGCCACAGCCGCTTCCGTGTGAGGAGAGCGAGAACTTGCCGCAAATTGATGATATTAATTGGAAGCCAAATTGATTGAATTGATTCGAGTATCAACAATGGAGGAGTTCGCCGAATACTATGGGTGAGTGGAgtggaacagaacagaacagtgGCAGTGTCAGCTGAGCCGACATGCAACAAGTGCCTAAAATTAGCGTTAAATGTAATCAAATACGGCGGGTATTTTTAGCAACGGTTGACACCCACCTGAGCCACACGATCCGACCCCCACAGCGCGTAGTCCCGTGCCACCAAAATTATctataaacaataaaaatatcCATATCCACGCGGCCATGCCAATGGAAAACTCAAACAGAGCCCAATTAGTAAGGTTCCATGAAAGCAAACGAAGAGAATCCATTCTGAAGTTTGGACCAAATAGCTTCCCTGCAAAAAATGTTTTGATCAGCATACTGCATACTTCAGCAAACTGAAGCCGTGAAGCCGATACAAAAATTATACCAATCTATCGGGTAGCTAAAAGCAAATAGAAACATATAGGAAACCACTGGAAATGTTTTGAGAAGGCATTCACTGAAAAATAGGGTTTCAGGTTCCACAGCTATCCATGGAAGAGGCTTCAAGGCATCATTATTTTCCCCTAAAATTTGTCATCCTTGACGCTCTACATGAGAAATTGCACAACTTGTAATGGAATTTGTATGCAAAATAGACATATTAGGCATTCCTTTAACGGAATGTTATTGTCAGCATTTTCCGGGTTGCCCTTCATATCAGTAATGCGCCATAATCATAATCAAAAATACTATACCTCAACCGCTAATCGATCATGACAATTCATTAGGCTTTTGGGGCCACAGAGGTCATGTTAAGTCACCTGGCATGGAATTCTGAGAATTCCCAGGTCCCAGGGTAGGGTACGTAGGGAAGACTGCTCTACGAGCATGGTGACGAATTAATTAGCGTTATCATCGCCAACGACGTGATTCCACCTCGTTTCATGGCGCCTCGACTTCGTGTCCGACCTGAGGATGCGGCTTGCCCACACATCGTGGGGTGGGTAAAGGCGGCAAGCAGCTTCTCCCTCAACTCAACTCACCACGATCTCCCCGGGCCGTACACCCAAATGCGCTATTTAACGGTTTCGCATTCACGTTTAAAGTTCAGACACAGCTCGAACAGTCTCTGGCTCTATACGATTCAATTCTGGAATTCAATTAGAAAGAAAAGATACATTGTTTAATTTGACGACTCACATTCTTGCCATTTGATTCCGTGCCTGGGAATCGAACTATAAAAGATGGATTATTATTTGTGATACTTGAAAGCTAAAAAAAATACCATAAAATAGCTGTGGAAAACTTGTGATACGAATAAAGAGACAAACAGATTGCTTTCGTTGATAATCTCCAAGGGATTTTGATTATTTCTTAAAGAAAAAAGGTGAGAATATTAGGGAATCGAAATAGTTTACGCTTTAATTTAAGAAAATTTCAAAGGAAAAACTTTAACGTTTATTTAAAAAGGAGTAAAGCACGCACAATAGCGCATAGGAACTAAGAAGAACTCTAGTCTCTACCAGTTTAGATTGGGACCATACAATTTCTTAATAACAGTTTGTTTTCTATGATTTTCTGGTGGGATTCAAGGCCTGTGTTTAAATATCTACATGACCACATTCAAAAACTGGCTGAAGAAATGCAAGAATTGGCCTGAATTAACCTAGAGGATCCGATTCAATTGAGATGCATATGTAGATGCGTTTATAATCAGATTTCCCACTTAGTCATCGGGGGATCATACCCGATGATCACAAGACTTAAATTTAAATCAGCTTTCGCGACGCGACCTAATCATAAACAACGTAGTCTACATTCGCACATTAACAGACGCCTACTAATTTTCTTATGGCCGGCCCATAAACCCAACTCCGCACATTTCTTTTGCCCAATGGAAGCGTGGCCCATCTACAGCCACTTTCCACCGACAACGCCATCGCCACCCCCATTGCGACCCGTACAAAATCTGCGAACGTGTTAATATGTCGGTTCTTTAAGCATCAGGTGCGAGTATTTTGTAGAGCTCAGCAAAAGCCCTATAGCCCTACAGCCCTACAGCCCTACAGCCCCTACAGCCCGAACAGAGCCCAACGATCGGCCCGTtattacatatgtacttaaTTCGATTACATTTTTCAGCATGCCGAGCTGGAGCGTGACGAATGCCTTTCGCGTGCTCACACGCAAGAAGCCTCTGGAGGACTCGAATGAGTCCAAGCTGGCCAAGGTCTTGTCGGCCTTTGATCTCACGGCCCTCGGCATTGGCTCAACGCTGGGCGTGGGTGTCTATGTCCTGGCTGGCGAAGTGTCCAAGCAGGTGGCCGGCCCCGCTGTGGTCATCAGCTTTCTAATTGCTGCGATTGCCTCGATATTCGCTGGTCTCTGCTATGCGGAGTTCGGAGCCCGTGTTCCCAAGGCGGGCTCTGCATACATCTACAGCTATGTGACCATTGGCGAGTTCATTGCGTTTCTCATTGGATGGAATCTCATACTCGAATACGCAATTGGTAAGCTGGCGGCAATTCAATTGATGGCACCGCCGTCTGATTGCCATTATTTTTATCAATTAATTCTCATATTTTATATTGATTTCCGTTTTGATGTTTTAATTTTTCGGACAGGTTCCGCTAGCGTCGTGAAAGGGCTAAGCACATATCTGGACCAACTTTGTGGGAACCCAATGAGCAGCTTTCTGGGCACCCATATGCCCATTAATATACAGGGTCTGGGTGCCTATCCGGATCTGTTCGCCTTTGTGGTCACCATACTGTTCTCGTTGGCCATTGCCGTGGGCGCCAAGGAGTCGACGCGGGTGAATAATGTCTTCACCATTCTGAACTTGGGCGTAGTTCTCTTTGTAATCATCGCGGGGCTCTTCCATGGTGAGTTCTAGTCACACACAATCTTTGGTTGTCCTTTGGTCTGATTTCTTCGATAGTTTCCAGCAGCAACTGGTCCATACCGAAATCTTCTGTGCCGGAGGGATATGGCGACGGTGGCTTTATGCCATACGGTGTCTCTGGCATTATCAAGGGGGCCGCTGTTTGCTTTTACGGTTTCATTGGCTTCGATTGCATCGCTACCGCGGGCGAGGAGGCAAAGAATCCGAAGAAATCCATTCCATTTGCTGTAATCGTCTCCCTGGCCATGATTTTCCTCGCCTACTTTGGCGTTTCTTCGGTGCTAACCATGATGCTGCCCTACTATGAGCAGGATGAAAAGGCACCGCTGCCGCACGTCTTCAGGATCAATGGCTGGCATGTGGCGGAGTATGTGGTCAGCATTGGCGCGATGTTTGGCCTGTGCTCCAGCATGATGGGGGCAATGTTTCCACTGCCACGCATTGTCTTTGCCATGTCCAACGACGGACTGCTCTTTAGGTTTTTGGGAGACATTAGCGAAAAGTACAAAACTCCTTTCAAGGGAACCATGCTTACCGGTCTGTTGACTGGCATTCTGGCCGCCGTCTTCAACCTGAGCCAGCTGGTGAATATGATGTCGATTGGCACCTTGCTGGCCTACTCCATGGTGGCTAGCTGTGTCCTTATGCTGCGTTACGAGGTGGATGATCGTCGCGAGAGTCGCATCATTGGCAACAGTCGCTCTTCCGGTTCCGCTGACCAGGATCAGCCCTGTGCACTGTGGCGGCGTCTCTTTAATTCCAAAGGCTTGACCGTCTCAACCAAGCAAACGTCGAGGATTGTCACTGTGATGGTGACTCTGTTCTGTAAGTAAAACAGTGCTATTTATAAAATTCAAAGAATCAACGCCATTATTCGCTTTCAGCTCTGTGGTGCTTTGTTTTCTCGCAAATTCTTACCAAATTTGAAGAGGATCTGGCAAATGTCACTCATTTCGATGGCATTGCCCTGGTACTGGGGGCCATACCTTTGGTAATCATGCTGGTGATCATCTCGCGTCAGCCCACATCCGCAGTGAATCTCTCCTTTAAGGTGCCCTTGGTTCCTTGGCTCCCAGGCATATCCATATTGATCAACATATACCTGATGATCAAATTGGACATCCTCACCTGGGTGCGTTTTTGTATTTGGCTCACCATAGGTCTGGCGATCTTCCTAGCATACGGCATCCGCCACAGCCGCTTGAGGCAGAGGGAGCAGCGCAACAATTCCATGGCCATTATGCGCGATTGTAGCGAATCGGCCCTGCTTGGCCAAGAAAACTCGAAATACAGCAACGAGGTCCCGCTGATATTGATGCACAGCACATCTTGAATGCGCGATGATATTtgtaaacaacacacacatttttcACA contains:
- the LOC108151257 gene encoding cationic amino acid transporter 2 isoform X2 encodes the protein MPSWSVTNAFRVLTRKKPLEDSNESKLAKVLSAFDLTALGIGSTLGVGVYVLAGEVSKQVAGPAVVISFLIAAIASIFAGLCYAEFGARVPKAGSAYIYSYVTIGEFIAFLIGWNLILEYAIGSASVVKGLSTYLDQLCGNPMSSFLGTHMPINIQGLGAYPDLFAFVVTILFSLAIAVGAKESTRVNNVFTILNLGVVLFVIIAGLFHVSSSNWSIPKSSVPEGYGDGGFMPYGVSGIIKGAAVCFYGFIGFDCIATAGEEAKNPKKSIPFAVIVSLAMIFLAYFGVSSVLTMMLPYYEQDEKAPLPHVFRINGWHVAEYVVSIGAMFGLCSSMMGAMFPLPRIVFAMSNDGLLFRFLGDISEKYKTPFKGTMLTGLLTGILAAVFNLSQLVNMMSIGTLLAYSMVASCVLMLRYEVDDRRESRIIGNSRSSGSADQDQPCALWRRLFNSKGLTVSTKQTSRIVTVMVTLFSLWCFVFSQILTKFEEDLANVTHFDGIALVLGAIPLVIMLVIISRQPTSAVNLSFKVPLVPWLPGISILINIYLMIKLDILTWVRFCIWLTIGLAIFLAYGIRHSRLRQREQRNNSMAIMRDCSESALLGQENSKYSNEVPLILMHSTS
- the LOC108151257 gene encoding cationic amino acid transporter 2 isoform X1, coding for MEEFAEYYGMPSWSVTNAFRVLTRKKPLEDSNESKLAKVLSAFDLTALGIGSTLGVGVYVLAGEVSKQVAGPAVVISFLIAAIASIFAGLCYAEFGARVPKAGSAYIYSYVTIGEFIAFLIGWNLILEYAIGSASVVKGLSTYLDQLCGNPMSSFLGTHMPINIQGLGAYPDLFAFVVTILFSLAIAVGAKESTRVNNVFTILNLGVVLFVIIAGLFHVSSSNWSIPKSSVPEGYGDGGFMPYGVSGIIKGAAVCFYGFIGFDCIATAGEEAKNPKKSIPFAVIVSLAMIFLAYFGVSSVLTMMLPYYEQDEKAPLPHVFRINGWHVAEYVVSIGAMFGLCSSMMGAMFPLPRIVFAMSNDGLLFRFLGDISEKYKTPFKGTMLTGLLTGILAAVFNLSQLVNMMSIGTLLAYSMVASCVLMLRYEVDDRRESRIIGNSRSSGSADQDQPCALWRRLFNSKGLTVSTKQTSRIVTVMVTLFSLWCFVFSQILTKFEEDLANVTHFDGIALVLGAIPLVIMLVIISRQPTSAVNLSFKVPLVPWLPGISILINIYLMIKLDILTWVRFCIWLTIGLAIFLAYGIRHSRLRQREQRNNSMAIMRDCSESALLGQENSKYSNEVPLILMHSTS